GGACAAATACATCACTAGAAAAGAGACGTGCAGAAGAGAAGTATCGGAGGACAAGCGGGAACTTTATTTAGTTATACTCAATCAGGGGACACAAACAACACTTGAGTTGTTggccagtttcagtttcagttgtactgttggccatggcaatggcacagtaaataaatgaaacgaagTCTTCGCACTCTGAATGGAAGTTGTCCCACTAGCACTCGTAGACCCTGCCCCATTCGTCTATTCGTAGTCGTAGTCCTAGTCCTAGTCCGAGTCAGTCACCCACTTGGTCAGTCACTTGTGCTGCACATTCAAGTGTCACTGATTTGAGGATAAGCACTTCACAGGCAACTTGATAGCCCtcttttctcactctctctctggattCCAGCAATGAGCCCACTCCGGGGACGGATTGAATTGGATTTGCTTGGGATTCAGGCTGGGGTTTGggtcggttggttggttggtggtcAGTCAGCCGTAGATGGGAAAATATCACAGCAGTACGACGCTTTCATTCGAGTGCCACTCGTGCAAAACGAACTAATTTGAATATATAAAATCAACGGCAACAGAGGGCAAGGGGACAGGCAGGCAAGCAGGCAGACACCCTCGCCCAGACTGACAGGCAGATGGACCAACAGACAGACTTGCCAGACAGACTAGCCCGATGGCAGAGAGCAGAAACCCCAACcgaatgactgaatgaatgactgaaaaTGACTGGCAAAGTGAAATtgatgaaaacaaaagccgtCATTATGCTGTAGCCATCTTTTTGTGCCGCTTTAATTGACATTCCCTTAGCCGTTCGGAAAACAGTTGACAACCCTGGAAAAGGGgtttgcatttgattgaatggaagaaataaataaatctcatTTGAGAAGGCCAGAGTCGCTGGCAAATTATGAATTTGATTAACTTTTGTGGATGATCTTTCAAGCTCTCCTTCTGAAAGTCTTTCAAACATTCAACATTAAATTTACACTTTAAATGAACATTATTTCTACCCCTTTTTTTATATACCCCTTTTCTTTGATCCTTTTTTAATACATTTGTGCACATTTTCCccataatttcaattaaaatatccCACGATCTCCAGTTAAgccagcagacacacactttTTATATGCTGCTAGAGAGCTGCTACCCACAAAATGGCCATTCAAGGGCTGGGCTGGCCAATAAATTAGCGCAAGTAATTTGTGCAATTAACTAAAAACAGTGAAAACCGCTATTAGTTCTCGATTCTATGCGCAAATGCAATccattggccataaattaagcaaatggCTAACGACTGACTAAGTCGCGTGGGGCAACCTTTCTCTCTGTGGAGTGTGGGGGCGTGGCAGAGTCAgctaatttatgttttaacaCACTCGCACATGCAAATTAGCGCACACATTTATGGAATAAATTCAACAAGAGAGAGTGCTTTGTATGTGAGAGTGTTGCGACGCTGAGATACTTGCTAATCAGGCGCGGCATTTGAGGATTTAGATATCCCTGGATAAAGGGTATAATTCCACACTCCaatcttttcatttattttgacaGAAAGAATTGGGGATTGTATtatcaaatcaaaaacaacTTGAAACTTCCTTCTAGCTGTTACAAACTTATCCAAGACCACAATATACCCACGTTTTCTGTAAGTTTACATGGTACAATAAATTCATATATTTAACAGCGGCACGGAGGTACGAGGGTTCCCATAATGAGCTCAAGTTTGGTCTGAGGTCTGGGGCTGTGGTTCTTTGCGGTTCGGCGGCGACTGGCAACAACTGTtgacaaaatgaaatcaataaattttgagcgcaaatcaattaaaatccaCTGAGAATATATCCGAAAGTACTGCGACTCTTGTGTATTCTAccccaaaatgaaaatatttgccaatttgCGGCTttcacaaaattaaatttgcccCACAAAAAcgcccacaacacacacacacacagcgtgAGGATTTTCAGGGGTATATATACGAACGAGtattctaatttatttatacggcttattaaaattgttgtaaGTTGtagtatttaattaaaattgttgtcaaatttgatttgtgaAATGTCGCCCGCCCAGTGCAGCACTGAGGCAAAAGTGACAGTTCAACCAACAatttataaatcaaattaaatgaatattctGTAAATATGCATATAGAAATTCCACTGCCAGGCAATTCCTACAAGTAGAATAAACagaatatttgcatatgagatgcaagtttttgtctctccaAATTGAACATGAAATTTGATTAATGAAGTAAGCTGGCTATAATGGCTTTCTATAAAGGTAAATTaacctttaaatattttttaattggaGCCTCTGATTGGTTTTAGACTTTGCCAACTGACCAGCCACAAAAATAGGGATTTTGCTTTTTAGATATTGCTGCCAGGGAGCTGTGTCTCAAGTAGTGCTGAAAGAATAGTAGACCTGTCCAGAGACGGCTTACAACACTAATTTGTGACATCTTTTTTGGCATGCTATCTCCCTCTTCTCTGAAAACATCATACGGAATACTAAAATTTAGTTTTTCTCAGCATAAAATTCAGACATCGACAATCCATAGCACAAAGTAGGCCCAGAGATTAGACTCGATCGTAGGTGAAAGACTTTAATCTTAAAAGTAAAATCAGAATCGCAACTCGgagaacaaaaatattttcattgtaatatttaaaagatGTCCAGTGATAGCAATAACGAAATCAAACGCGTGGAAGGCGGGGAAGTTCCCGGAGGAGGATTTCTATCGACAGTCGGGGAAATTCGTTCCGCTGGAGACAATCGCCCTTGGGAAACATTCGATGAGAAGACCGGGGCAGCCGACGAGGCTCCCTGTTGCAGTAGCACTTTGCTTGGACTTGGGGCACCAACTCCAAGTCGCGCTGAGCCAGCACTAGCTGCCCCAGAAGACAATCGCACACGCCAGGCCAAACGGCTCAATCCGTTTGCTGCAGAATTTGTGCCGGGCGTCGCAAATCACATAATTGCTGAGAAAATACAAGAATGTAAGTTTTAAGCCTCATCTAAATTAAAcagtaaaataattaaaattattctaTTGATCTGCAGTTTCCTGCTATTCGCCATGGAGCATTATTGGCGGTCCGCAGAACATATCGTGTGGACCTCGATACGATGGCATTTGGCGTGAGAGCAGCTTACAACAGCAGCTACCTTTTCAGATCCAGGTTCAGGATcagatacaagatacagaGCCGATGCAACCAACACAAATCGAAAATGTTGAGGTTTCTCGAGACAAAGTGAAGCCATCGATGACACAGCGCCTACATGGGGATACGAAGcagaaacaggaacaggaacaagGGGACGATGCGGAGGAAGTACAGGAACCCCCTAAGGCAGCTAAAGGTATTCGGCGTTTCATCAAGATCCCTGCTGGGCTCAAACGACGCTGCAGCATTATGTAAACTACCTTACACAAAAAGCGCCTAAAAACTGAGATTATACGGGAAGTTGGGAAGCAACAGGAGGCGAATAGAGCAAGAACACTTTGAGGCTGACAATATTACAATTACACAATCAGATACTACATATGTAATCTTACacttaacaaaaaaatgttagCCCACTTCCAAAGTTAAATCCGATTAAACCTCAATCAAAGCTGCTCAACTGAagaatttaaatcaattaagtGCTGCAATTAAAGCGCCTTTCAACAGCTGCCATTGAGAGAGCCCTCGTGCCAAATGCTATCAGCGAGTGCATTTAAGAGAGCTCTCGTGCAGAAAGGAAGCCTCTAGGTATGACATAATTTATATTCGACATTTTAGCGCCTTAAACGGGCTTGTTTTACTTTCCCTGGAGACGCGAAGAAGGCGCCTGCCCATGTCTTGcgttgccctgctgctgccttcagCTACTTTGTCCTGACTTTCTAATGATGTTGAATATgcatggaaaacttttgccttaCGCAAAATTGTCTTGcaggaaaagaaaacttgATTCACCTGTCTATGGGTTGCATGGACAACTTGCAACACGCACCAGCCGCGCAGCAGGCATCCTTTCCCCACGCACAACCCCTTTTGTATGTTAAGCAAAGTGGCGTCAACTTTCTATTTTTCGCCTTGattattttacttttcaaTGCGCGGTAATTTACAGATTAAAAGGGTATGCAGTAGTCGTGTGTACGTTGGTGACAGGTGATGCCGCTTGTAATGTTCCCAATTTCTGTTCTTCTGCTGTGGCCTGCTTAAATAAAAGACACTCGAGGTATCCTCCCTGAGGTATCCTCTAGTCGCATGATCGATCACAGCATTACTTGAAGCGCACAAGGTGGGGGAGCGAGGGCCAGTGTGTGGCATAATGAGAAAACTTTCATGTCTCATTTAGAGAGGGCTGACAGCAATGTCGGCCAAAAGGGTTGACTTCCACAAGACAATGGACGTGGTGTGTCCTCTACTGGCCTGTCCTGAATATGCTGATCTGCCCGGAATGTCCTGATCCGTTCTATTATATTTGGATTCCAATTTCTCATGCGCATCTGCCCATGACTTTTGAATGATTATAATGGCCAACAGGAggagcatctgcagcagcagaaattgttGGCGGAAACAATTACAAGTTGTATGCAAAAGCGCCAATGGAGGGCGAAATTTTCACGCCGCTCAATGTCAGGCCAGGACATGTGGCAGGCACCACCTGCGCCACACACTCATACCCAATCCTTGGCCGACAAAAAGGATTGGCAATTTTGTGCCAATTTTCTCCGCCTTCTGTTTGTTTATGAAACAAGTCACGTAAACGTTGTTGTGTGTCCTCGTGGAAACCCCGTTCCCATGCCGCCTCTATATCTCTGCCGGGGGCGTTGAACCGGGGAACTCACACTCAGACATCTGGCTAAATGGGCGTGCCATCACCTTGTTGTGTGCCGGGTCCTTGGTCTTTGCAACCTGCTCCCTGCTCTGCCCGGCGATTGTCATTGGCATCGAGAATTTAGCAATTGGCAAACGTCACGAAAGCagcaccaaaaaacaaaaactttcacGATCTTTCGCACCCTTCCCTTTGGCCGCCTCCTGGTTGTTGATTTGCTAAAGTTTCTCTCTTGCTTTTcctatttccatttgttttttgttgcctgtttgttttgtgcccTGTTTATTGTATAAAATTTATGCTCGTATATTGtgcaattgaaaaagtttgTCATATTTCACTGATTTTCCGCTTGTTCCGTCAGCATTACAGTGCGTTCCATCGCTGTAGGGACAGCTGAAGTAGATCAGGATTATGGTTGTCTTACCATTCAACAGCATTTAAAGCGCCAGCATTATTCAAAATTCTTTAAGCAGCTCCAAGAAATCATTTTGGTTTGCAACCATCTCTTCACTTTTGAAGCGCACTGTACGGTGGTTAGCTCTTCACCGATGTAGAACAGGCCGCAACCAGAATGTTGAAATAAGGGGAAACCAGAGCCGTTGGCAGAAACCATTATTTATGCATCGATTTCAAAtcactaaaaacaaaaaaaaaacgaaaaaaaaggggaaagttTCGAATACACAATAACAAAACGGAAGAAGGCAAATAAATAGACAACAGCGTCGAAAATGGGCAAACAATGCCTtcaacaaatatacatacacgtacatacatatgtatttacataaatgttaGGATAAATTTCATGAAATTTAAGTCACGATATGGCACTCAGTTCAATGACCAACAAAAAGTTTGtcttttccaaaaaaaaaggctaatatttattaataaggACAGAATATAGAAAAACTAAGTTTATCCTCGTCACTGTTAGTATTTAAAGTATTTTCCTCTTTGAAGCGGTAATTTCGCTTGCGTGATTTTTCCGAAGGCTTTtcataaaaattgatttcttaCACTCCCAATTCTTCATCCGTCTCTTTTTCTGATTGGTTTTTCCCTCTTTGTTGACGGGTGACTTTGTATCCTTTGTTATTAAAAACAATCGTCCCCCCGCCGCTCATCAGCTTGTGCGTAAAAATCTCTTAGCATTTCCAATAACTGAACGGTTGCTGTTTTGCTCTGCTATGCTAATTTTTTACGATCAATGAGTATGGGATTTAGATATGgatcaataaaacaaaagagagactgAAAGTATTTCCGTATTGTCGCTCTGCAGATAATCTCCAGTGTAACAACCAATAATAATTGCTTATTTTAATGCCCCAAATCGATCAGAAAcagtcggtttggttccttgaggaaaaaaagtTCGACTTTTGTCGAATAGTGTAATCTTTCTTCACATGCCTTTCTTCTCTTCCCCCCCTCACAAATACCAGTTCGCCAACGATCACAATGTGCTGGAACCAAACGTTAGCATTGCCCTCCTCACTTCTCATACAGCATTGACAAGTACCGTTCGCTCCGTTTTCGTGTCTTCTTTCTCTGACCATTCGGTCGCTttcagctccttctgctccctCTCCCCACACAAACCATTCGAAAATGCATGGCTAAGGGGAAGCGAAAGAGACAGGGGGAGTTGGCAGCACTTTTAGTTAAATTGAGCAACAAACACATTTGGCAGTAAAAATGATTCCACTTCCCGTTGTAGCCGCCACCCACCCCAGCGCTAGAAATCTTTTCGAACTTCTTTCCTCTTGTCCCctgtctctctcacactcCCACACGACGAGCAATCCTTTCCATCGAAACGACTACTCTCCGCTTTCCCTTGCCCACTCCACCAACAACTCATTCAAAACGACGGCAGTGGAGGCGCACAGAATTGGCGGTATGTTTTAAACAAGGTTAGGTATTCGCGCCTTTCGAGGTGCATATTATTTAATCAATCTCTCGTACGTTTTTGTACGAAGCTAAGGCGCAAGAGTGCTTAGACGCTATTTGTTCAATATTTGTGGTCGACTCTAATCTCTGGGAGTGCGTcacattgtattgatataccTTGCAAGACTCCTCACTCACTCGCTTTCTCACTCACTCTACCTTGGACTGCACAGTCCCTTCCAAAAAAATGCCCGCCGCAATGCGCTTGGGAAGAGTTGTGCACATTCCAACAGATTTATTTCACTCGAaatagtttcatttttgttgcgttattgttattgttgtttgttgttgcaattgttgtacacttgatgtttttgtttctattatTGTAAGGGTTATTGTTTGCCAGGAGTGACTGTACAAagtttttctattattttcaaatttaactttgccatttgtttgattttcatggctgttcatgtgtgtgtggctctgaaGGGGGAGGCCCCTTTTGTAGGGGAATATAAATGGGTTTGACGCATACAAGTTTTTAGTATTTAccaagtttttcctttttgttgtgcgtGGCGTTGCTCCCTGTCTGTTTTCCAATGTATCACAACAGCCGTCCAAAATGCAGACTTCCAATGGACACGCCAATTCActtacatatgcaaattctgGTAAAGAGGTACATACaaggtatgtacataaatgtatctGTCCACTGATCTACTACTGATAATGCGAAATAAAATTtataacccaaaaaaaagcacatgGAAACTTTTTTCGGTTGGCatacttatttatgtatgtatgtacatatgtgtgtacatattgtacatatgtatgtatgtacgcatAGGCAGGCTATCACAACAGTTGGAGAAGGGAATAAACTACAcgtttaaacaatttaatcaaAACTTGATACTTGACGATCCGATGTTAGCAAATTTAAAAGAACTAACAAGCGATTAACGATGCTTAAACTTGCTCcgaattaaaaatgaaatgtgcaTTAAAAGCGCAAATTTACCAAACCACATGTGATGACTGTGTTACCGTACACCAAAATCGATCGAAGTCAGCAATATTGCCACTTAGTTAAGTTAAGGTATACAGTTAAACCAGAGGAGCCATTAAAGTAAGTTTGGCTTTTAATCAATGGTTTTAATAGTTGGACTAATAAGACTGtaaaaactatgcaaattaGTTTATGCTTGTTTCTTATCGATATATATCGCATAGAGTCGGCAGGTAGTTCTCcacaaatagaaataaatttattacaaagctGTTGTCAGAggaatgaatattaattttgaaaaGGTGTTTTAAGCCAATCTCCATTTCACAGTACATAACGTGGGTATTAAGCAGATTTCTATCGATATACGTCAGGCTACTTTCGACTGCGGCCATACGGCAGCCCTGCAGATCCACGTtggcgaacaaaaaaaatcagttcTCAAAGTTGACCCATATTTGGCCGCGCaagtaaataattgaaataagcAGGATGAGTAATAAACCAACTTTCTTTTTCTGTAAATCCGCGGTAAGTGGAGATATCGCTAGATActttccatataaatattctCTTCTGGATCCTCAGGCGCAGTTGGAAGAAGGCTGCACTCTGTCTGTGCGTATGGAAGCGACAGGAATGTGGAAGCCGGCAGACATTTTGAGCATAAAAACAGAGGGAGGCAAGCGTCAGTACTATGTGCACTTCTTGCACTGTAAGTATGTAGGATGAAATGTccaaatgaattaatttacAGTAAATGGCTCGCAGTTGACAAGCGTCTGGATGACTGGGTCGTGGAAGAGGATCTCAACTTGTCTTCTGTGAGATTTCCTCGCAATTGTTCTACGGCAAAGCGAAAGTTGGCCGATGAGGATCTCCCCGTCGCCAATGAGACGATGACTAGGTCACAGCAATCCCAACTGCCGCAGAAGTCGGTAGATGAAATCAATGCCATCAAGAATGTTCAGTGGATTGAGCTGGGAAAGCATCGCATCAAACCCTGGTACTTCTCACCATATCCCCAGGAAATGTGCGCCCAGCCGTGCATCTACTTGTGCGAGTGGTGCCTGAAGTACGTGATGAATGCCACATGCCTGGCTCGCCATTTGGTTAAGTGCAATCTTCGCCATCCCCCTGGCGAGGAAATCTACCGCAAGGATACCATATCCTTCTTCGAGATCGACGGACGCCGGAGCAGGACCTACGCACAGAATCTCTGCCTGCTAAGCAAGCTTTTCCTGGACGAAAAGACTCTTTATCACGACACGGATCCCTTCCTGTTCTACATAATGACTGTGTTCGACTCGCGCGGCTTTCATATTGTGGGATATTTCTCTAAGGAGAAGATTAGCGACGAGAACAACTTGGCGTGTGTTTTGACTCTGCCTCCGTACCAGCGGCTGGGCTATGGCCGCCTGCTCATCGAGCTCAGCTACGTGTTGTCAAAGTGTGAGAGGAAGACGGGCTCGCCGGAGAAGCCGCTCTCGGACCTGGGACTCTTGTCTTATCGCTCCTTCTGGTCCCAGGCCATACTTGACGTACTTATCAATCAGAAATACCACGATTCGGAAAATAAGATTACCATTTCTATAAAGTATACGGCTAAAGAACATAACATTGACTTTACATCTACTAattttactaatttttttACCCTTAACAGTGACATCTCTGAGAAAACTTCCATCAACATAGACGATGTGATCTTCACGCTGAAGGAATTGGAACTTATCATGTACTATAAGAGCCGACACATTGTCTGCGTCAAAAGCG
The sequence above is a segment of the Drosophila subobscura isolate 14011-0131.10 chromosome U, UCBerk_Dsub_1.0, whole genome shotgun sequence genome. Coding sequences within it:
- the LOC117900781 gene encoding uncharacterized protein LOC117900781, which produces MSSDSNNEIKRVEGGEVPGGGFLSTVGEIRSAGDNRPWETFDEKTGAADEAPCCSSTLLGLGAPTPSRAEPALAAPEDNRTRQAKRLNPFAAEFVPGVANHIIAEKIQEFSCYSPWSIIGGPQNISCGPRYDGIWRESSLQQQLPFQIQVQDQIQDTEPMQPTQIENVEVSRDKVKPSMTQRLHGDTKQKQEQEQGDDAEEVQEPPKAAKGIRRFIKIPAGLKRRCSIM
- the LOC117900647 gene encoding histone acetyltransferase Tip60-like → MSNKPTFFFCKSAAQLEEGCTLSVRMEATGMWKPADILSIKTEGGKRQYYVHFLHFDKRLDDWVVEEDLNLSSVRFPRNCSTAKRKLADEDLPVANETMTRSQQSQLPQKSVDEINAIKNVQWIELGKHRIKPWYFSPYPQEMCAQPCIYLCEWCLKYVMNATCLARHLVKCNLRHPPGEEIYRKDTISFFEIDGRRSRTYAQNLCLLSKLFLDEKTLYHDTDPFLFYIMTVFDSRGFHIVGYFSKEKISDENNLACVLTLPPYQRLGYGRLLIELSYVLSKCERKTGSPEKPLSDLGLLSYRSFWSQAILDVLINQKYHDSENKITISINDISEKTSINIDDVIFTLKELELIMYYKSRHIVCVKSDVVKNHLKNKSKPQLRIDASCLHWVPKEWNSSKKH